Below is a genomic region from Paraburkholderia phenazinium.
CCGCGATTTTAGCGGATGCGCACCCCGATGCATTTTCGGGATGGCAGGCACGGCCTTGCGCCGTACCTCAAGCGTGTCTTATGTCCTTTGCGGTGCTCTTATGCCGCTTTATCCGGCCATGGCCGGATTGAGATCGACGAGCCGGTTGCTCATCACATAGAAGGTGAGTTCGGCGTTGTTGCGCAGCTTCATCTTCTCGAGCAGGCGCGTGCGGTACACGCTCACCGTCTTGACCGACAGCGACAGTGTGTTCGCAATGTCCGTCAGCCGCTTGCCCGAGGCGAGCATGCACAGCGTCTGGTATTCGCGGTCGGAAAGCTTTTCGTGCGGCAACTGCTCGCCGTCGAACGAAACGTAGTCGGCGAGCGCCTCGGCCATCGCCGGGCTGACATACTTGCGGCCGGCCGCCACCTGCTGGATTGCGCCGATCATCTGCGCGGCGTCGACCGTCTTCGACAGATACCCGGCCGCTCCAGCCTTCAGCGCGCGGACCGCATACTGGTCCTCGCGATACATCGAAAACATCAGTACCGCCGCGCGGGGCGCCTTGCGTTTGATGCGCTTGAGCACTTCGACGCCATTCATGTCCGGCAGCGAGATGTCGAGCAGGATCACGTCGTACACATGCTTTGCCGCGGCGATGAGGGCCTCGGCGCCGGTTTCGGCCTCAGCCACATCGCTCGCGACGCCGCGGTCCATTAATAGTTGACGCACGCCTTGACGGACGACGGCATGGTCGTCCACGAGCAGGATACGCAGGCTCATGTTGGCGCGCTCACGAAGAAAGCGCGGCGGCGCGGGCCGCACGGCGTTCGATGCACGCCGCGTCGGCGAGCATGGCATTCCATGCGAAACGCGCGCGCACCGTGGTGCCGCGCGCTTGCGTGGCGCGCTCGCTGCGGCGGGCGCTGATCTGCACGCTGCCGTCGAACGCCGCGCAACGGGCGCGCATGCCGGCGAGGCCGAAATGGCCCTGGCGCGTACGGGCGCGCGGCGCGAGGCCGACGCCGTCGTCGCTGACGACGAGCGTCAGATGGCGACGGCTGGCTTCGATGCGGACGTCCGCAGCGCTGGCCCGCGCGTGCTTGGCAATATTGTTCAAGGCTTCCTGGGCGACCCGGAAAATCGCCAGCGCGGCGTCCGCCGGCAAGCGCGTGAGCCGCACGTCGGCAGCGCAGACGAAGCTGGTGCGCAGCTGGGTCCGCACGGCGAAGTCGCCGGCCCATTGCGAAAGTGCATTGACGATGCCCGCGTCGAGCGCGGGCGCATGAAGCTCAGCAACTGCCTGATGAGCGGCCTCGCAGACCGTATCGAGCGAGCGGCCGGCTACCTTGAGCGCGGCGACGCACTGCGGCGGCGCATCGGCAGGCAGCCAGGTTTCGATGCCGGCGAGCGCAAAACGCGTCGCGGTCAGTTCAGCGCCGACGCTGTCGTGCAGTTCGCGCGCCACGCGTTGGCAAGCGGCTTCCTGGGCGTGGATCAGTTCAGCGGACAGTTCGCGCACGCGGGCGCGCAGACTCGCGATCTCACGCTCGGCGCTGCTTTCCTCGCGGGCCATCAAAGGCGGGACATGCGCAGTGATCGGTACGACAGTCGACGTATCCATGACTCTCCCGCTCAGGATGCCTCTGGCACAGCAAACCGGGTGCGCATCGACGGCGCGAAGACGAGGGAACGCATGCGAATCTCTGGCCTTGTGATGTGCCCGCAACGCGTGGCCGCGACAGACAATTCGCGACAGTGTAGCGTAACGAAATTTACATTCGGTTACATATCGGATGTAACCCTGGTGGGCGCTACAGCAACCCATGATGCGCCGCGATCATATCTCAAAAAAAAAGAAAAGGAGTAGATAGAACAAGGGCTAGCGTGGGTTTTTTGCCCCAGGACTTTAACGCGCTTGACATGTCGATATGCATTTTGCACGTAGGAAAAAGGCTGACACGCCAGGTGAAGGCCGCTGTAGGATTTGTAACCGGCCGCGGTTGGCAGAGTTCTACCTGGTATGTGAGATTTTGGCAGTCACTGCGAGGGGCGTCGGGCGCCAGGAAGACGTGAAAAGTATCCGGATCCGCTAGCGCCAAAAAGCAAAAACCGGAGCGCGAAGGCTCCGGTTTCTTGAGGCTCAACCTAGTTGCGGTGAGCGGGGTGGCTTACGGCAGCTCTGGCCGCAGTGCTTAGCCCACGAACGCCTTTTCCACGACGTAGTGGCCCGGCGCGTTGTTGCTGCCTTCCTGGAAGCCCGCGTCGTCGAGCAGCTTGCGCGTGTCGCGCAGCATGTGCGGGCTGCCGCACAGCATGACACGGTCGTTTTCCAGCGAGAAGCCGGGCACGCCGAGGTCGGCGAACAGCTTTTCGGTTTCGATCAGTTCTGTGATCCGGCCGCGGTTCTGGAACGCCTCACGCGTGACGGTGGGGTAATACAGCAGCTTTTCCTGTACCAGTTCGCCGAGGTGCTCGTGCGCCGGCAGGTGATCCGTGATGTATTCCTTGTACGCCAG
It encodes:
- the rqpR gene encoding response regulator transcription factor RqpR (The RqpSR system (Regulating Quorum sensing and Pathogenicity Sensor kinase and Response regulator) co-occurs with and modulates the expression of cis-2-dodecenoic acid quorum-sensing systems.) produces the protein MSLRILLVDDHAVVRQGVRQLLMDRGVASDVAEAETGAEALIAAAKHVYDVILLDISLPDMNGVEVLKRIKRKAPRAAVLMFSMYREDQYAVRALKAGAAGYLSKTVDAAQMIGAIQQVAAGRKYVSPAMAEALADYVSFDGEQLPHEKLSDREYQTLCMLASGKRLTDIANTLSLSVKTVSVYRTRLLEKMKLRNNAELTFYVMSNRLVDLNPAMAG
- a CDS encoding sensor histidine kinase — encoded protein: MDTSTVVPITAHVPPLMAREESSAEREIASLRARVRELSAELIHAQEAACQRVARELHDSVGAELTATRFALAGIETWLPADAPPQCVAALKVAGRSLDTVCEAAHQAVAELHAPALDAGIVNALSQWAGDFAVRTQLRTSFVCAADVRLTRLPADAALAIFRVAQEALNNIAKHARASAADVRIEASRRHLTLVVSDDGVGLAPRARTRQGHFGLAGMRARCAAFDGSVQISARRSERATQARGTTVRARFAWNAMLADAACIERRAARAAALSS